The proteins below are encoded in one region of Streptomyces sp. NBC_00490:
- a CDS encoding LacI family DNA-binding transcriptional regulator — protein sequence MADRERPRGGDGPRPVTIAYIAESAGVSVPTVSKVINGKSGVSADTRARVEELVNRYGYRKPAGANRNNVVELVFRELKHMWAVEIIRGVERVARQHGVGVMVSEFGLHETASVTWDDTVARRPNCVLSVAQLSEAEREQLTAKGIPFVVFDPATELPDDVPFVGATNWSGGRAATRHLTDLGHRRIAMISGPEDQLYCAARLDGYRSAIQAAGLPADAELIVHALLTPEGGSAAARSLLAVPDRPTAIFTANDLQALGVYQAAREAGLRIPEDLSVVGFDDLPVVAWVDPPLTTVHQPLTEMASAATELALALGRGENSAQARLEIGTTLTVRASTAPPKN from the coding sequence GTGGCAGATCGCGAACGTCCGCGGGGCGGCGACGGCCCTCGGCCGGTCACCATCGCGTACATCGCCGAGTCGGCGGGTGTGTCGGTCCCCACCGTGTCCAAGGTGATCAACGGCAAGTCAGGGGTGTCTGCGGACACCCGCGCGCGTGTCGAGGAGCTGGTCAACAGGTACGGCTACCGCAAGCCCGCCGGTGCCAACCGGAACAATGTCGTCGAGCTGGTGTTCCGGGAGCTCAAGCACATGTGGGCGGTCGAGATCATCCGGGGCGTCGAGCGGGTGGCCAGGCAGCACGGTGTGGGCGTCATGGTGTCCGAGTTTGGCCTGCACGAAACGGCCTCGGTCACCTGGGACGACACCGTTGCCCGGCGCCCGAACTGCGTCCTGTCCGTGGCCCAGCTCTCCGAGGCAGAGCGCGAGCAACTGACCGCGAAGGGCATCCCGTTCGTCGTCTTCGACCCGGCCACGGAACTGCCGGACGACGTTCCGTTCGTGGGTGCCACCAACTGGTCCGGCGGCCGTGCGGCGACCCGTCACCTCACCGACCTCGGGCACCGCCGTATCGCCATGATCAGCGGCCCCGAGGACCAGCTGTACTGCGCCGCCAGACTGGACGGATACCGCTCCGCGATCCAGGCGGCCGGCCTGCCGGCCGATGCGGAACTCATCGTGCACGCCCTCCTCACCCCGGAGGGCGGGAGCGCGGCCGCGCGTTCCCTGCTGGCGGTGCCCGACCGGCCGACAGCGATCTTCACCGCCAACGACCTTCAGGCGCTCGGCGTCTACCAGGCGGCACGCGAGGCGGGACTGCGGATTCCCGAGGACCTCAGTGTGGTCGGCTTCGACGATCTGCCCGTGGTGGCGTGGGTGGACCCACCGCTGACCACGGTGCATCAGCCGCTCACCGAAATGGCCTCGGCGGCCACGGAGTTGGCGCTCGCCCTCGGCCGTGGCGAGAACTCCGCGCAGGCCCGGCTGGAGATCGGGACGACTCTCACCGTCCGCGCCAGCACCGCGCCGCCGAAGAACTGA
- a CDS encoding dihydrofolate reductase family protein — MAGKVFFSVSMSLDGFIAPESPEELMGQLWMELQQWAFPLRFFRENLKLGEGGEEGRDNDIARETFERTGASVMGKRMFDAGEQMWPQEAPFHTPVFVVTHTKRDPWERPGGTTFHFVNDGIETALDQAREAAGDRDVRIAGGGATILEYVNAGLIDEFSIALSPVLFGSGIRLFEGVDASRVALEPVRSEPSSRVTHLTYAVHPR; from the coding sequence ATGGCCGGGAAGGTGTTCTTCAGCGTGTCGATGTCGCTGGACGGGTTCATCGCGCCCGAGTCCCCCGAGGAATTGATGGGGCAGCTATGGATGGAGCTCCAGCAGTGGGCCTTCCCGCTGCGGTTCTTCCGGGAGAACCTGAAGCTGGGCGAGGGCGGCGAGGAGGGCCGCGATAACGACATCGCGCGGGAGACGTTCGAGCGCACCGGCGCAAGCGTCATGGGCAAGCGCATGTTCGACGCCGGCGAGCAGATGTGGCCGCAGGAGGCGCCGTTCCACACGCCGGTCTTCGTCGTGACGCACACCAAGCGTGACCCCTGGGAGCGGCCTGGCGGGACCACCTTCCACTTCGTCAACGACGGCATCGAGACCGCGCTCGACCAGGCCCGCGAGGCCGCCGGCGACCGCGACGTCCGCATCGCAGGCGGCGGCGCGACGATCCTGGAGTACGTGAACGCCGGCCTGATCGATGAGTTCTCGATCGCGCTGTCACCCGTGCTGTTCGGCTCCGGAATCCGCCTGTTCGAGGGCGTGGACGCGTCCAGGGTCGCGCTGGAGCCGGTCCGTTCGGAGCCGTCGTCGCGGGTGACGCACCTGACCTACGCCGTGCACCCACGGTAG
- a CDS encoding ribosome-inactivating family protein produces MTTLVLSFFIALLGPLGATTASAANPIRTNGPLFRVGAMDRWGYWGFINEIRRQVNVSNNAVPGSHDTIDHTPIADHGEYIDVRIQMWGNEHYVPIRLRRSDLYVIGWWSSDGVYNHLDTVAESLTPTTNLDENGRVMRDRNGREIFRYVAHRQTPFTGDYPTLEHAARATRSEIGFSREALSSAAWDLYNARHPEGRHAATETRLQAHAVLMMTQFISEATRFRGVANTLGWANEASADQPNREIHLPWQLVGEENNWGRLSSLFNTLLGGRGGSSHPDRAYTADYWGHLVTVTLYTLADYARVLNTAKGHP; encoded by the coding sequence GTGACCACACTCGTCCTGTCCTTCTTCATCGCCCTTCTCGGCCCGCTCGGCGCGACGACCGCGAGCGCGGCGAACCCCATCCGCACCAATGGCCCGCTCTTCCGGGTCGGAGCCATGGACCGCTGGGGCTACTGGGGGTTCATCAACGAGATCCGTCGGCAGGTCAATGTCTCGAACAACGCGGTGCCGGGATCGCACGACACGATTGACCACACACCCATCGCGGACCACGGGGAGTACATCGACGTGCGCATCCAGATGTGGGGCAACGAGCACTACGTCCCCATCCGGCTGCGCCGCTCGGACCTCTACGTCATCGGCTGGTGGTCGAGCGACGGGGTCTACAACCACCTGGACACGGTGGCGGAGTCGTTGACGCCCACCACCAACCTCGACGAGAACGGCCGCGTGATGCGCGACCGCAACGGCAGGGAGATCTTCCGGTACGTGGCCCACCGGCAGACTCCGTTCACCGGGGATTACCCCACCTTGGAGCACGCTGCCCGCGCCACCCGCTCGGAGATCGGCTTCAGTCGCGAGGCTTTGAGCAGCGCGGCCTGGGACCTCTACAACGCCCGTCACCCCGAGGGCCGGCACGCCGCGACGGAGACCCGCCTCCAGGCGCACGCGGTCCTGATGATGACCCAGTTCATCTCGGAGGCGACCCGCTTCAGGGGCGTCGCAAACACCCTGGGCTGGGCGAACGAGGCCAGTGCCGACCAGCCCAACCGTGAGATCCACCTCCCGTGGCAGCTCGTCGGTGAGGAGAACAACTGGGGCCGGCTCAGCTCCCTCTTCAACACCCTGCTGGGCGGCCGCGGAGGCAGCTCCCATCCCGACAGGGCCTACACCGCGGACTACTGGGGCCACCTCGTCACGGTGACGCTCTACACCCTGGCGGACTACGCCCGCGTGCTGAACACGGCCAAGGGGCACCCGTAA
- a CDS encoding cellulase family glycosylhydrolase translates to MTRLARLLARRHQPRRPVRRLAALALAIVLLPLTPMAAHADTPPPSSTPAARSMVAAMQPGWNMGNTYDAIPDETSWGNPPVTQALLKKVRSQGFKSIRLPVTWGIHQGGAPDYTIDPAWMAKVKQVADWAQAEGLYVLLNMHHDSWMWVNNLATDHDTVLARYDATWAQIAATFRDASPRLVFESINEPTFSGTSGDDENYRLLKELNSDFHRIVRASGGKNATRLLVLPTLYTNADQGRLDALAAELTALNDPMVATTIHFYGWWPFSVNIAGYTRFDATSEQDLTGTFDRAYETFVAHGIPVIIGEYALLAYDHNRPGIIERGEQLKYFEFLGNYARTRKLTTMLWDAGQFLNRNTLQWRDPQLFAQIKSSWTTRSGTASSDQVFLPKSGAITDRTLTLNPNTTNFQGLWYDGHELAKGSDYTLSGNELTLASSALTRLAGDRAYGVRATLEARFSRGVPWPIDVISSDTPVLSNATGTTDSYAVPTQFRGDLLATMEARYDDGSNAGPASWTSYQQWDAAFSAYTGEAIKLTPAFFDSLKDDSTVTLTFHFWSGATVTYQVTKFGNSVTGTTA, encoded by the coding sequence ATGACGAGACTGGCAAGACTCCTGGCCCGGCGACACCAACCTAGGCGGCCCGTACGGCGTCTGGCGGCGCTCGCCCTGGCGATCGTTCTGCTCCCCCTGACACCGATGGCCGCGCACGCGGACACGCCACCGCCATCCAGCACCCCCGCCGCACGCTCCATGGTCGCCGCCATGCAGCCGGGCTGGAACATGGGCAACACCTACGACGCCATCCCCGACGAGACCTCCTGGGGCAACCCGCCCGTGACCCAGGCGCTGCTGAAGAAGGTCAGGTCACAGGGGTTCAAGAGCATCCGGCTCCCCGTGACCTGGGGCATCCACCAAGGCGGGGCGCCGGACTACACCATCGATCCGGCCTGGATGGCGAAGGTCAAGCAGGTCGCCGACTGGGCGCAGGCAGAGGGTCTGTACGTCCTGCTCAACATGCACCACGACTCATGGATGTGGGTCAACAACCTGGCGACCGACCACGACACCGTCCTCGCCCGGTACGACGCGACGTGGGCCCAGATCGCCGCGACGTTCCGGGACGCCTCGCCGCGACTCGTGTTCGAGAGCATCAACGAGCCGACGTTCAGCGGCACTTCGGGGGACGACGAGAACTACCGTCTCCTCAAGGAGCTCAACAGCGACTTCCACCGGATCGTCCGTGCCTCGGGGGGCAAGAACGCCACGCGCCTGCTCGTGCTCCCCACCCTCTACACCAACGCCGACCAGGGGCGGCTGGACGCCCTGGCCGCCGAACTGACCGCCCTGAACGACCCCATGGTGGCCACGACCATCCACTTCTACGGATGGTGGCCGTTCAGCGTGAACATCGCCGGCTACACGCGCTTCGACGCCACCTCGGAACAGGATCTCACCGGCACCTTCGACCGCGCGTACGAGACCTTCGTCGCCCACGGCATCCCGGTCATCATCGGCGAGTACGCCCTCCTCGCCTACGACCACAACCGGCCGGGCATCATCGAGCGCGGTGAGCAGCTCAAGTACTTCGAGTTCCTGGGGAACTACGCCCGTACGCGCAAGCTCACCACAATGCTCTGGGACGCCGGCCAGTTCCTCAACCGCAACACCCTGCAATGGCGCGACCCGCAGCTCTTCGCCCAGATCAAGTCGAGCTGGACCACCCGCTCCGGAACCGCCTCCAGCGACCAGGTCTTCCTCCCCAAGTCGGGCGCCATCACCGACCGGACGCTCACCCTCAATCCGAACACGACCAATTTCCAGGGCCTTTGGTATGACGGCCATGAGCTGGCGAAAGGCTCCGACTACACCCTCTCCGGCAACGAGCTGACACTGGCGTCCTCCGCCCTCACCCGTCTGGCCGGCGACCGGGCGTACGGGGTCAGGGCGACGCTGGAGGCCAGGTTCTCCCGCGGCGTCCCGTGGCCGATCGACGTCATCTCCTCCGACACTCCGGTCCTGTCGAACGCCACCGGCACCACGGACTCGTACGCCGTCCCCACCCAGTTCCGCGGCGACCTCCTGGCCACGATGGAAGCCCGGTACGACGACGGAAGCAACGCGGGGCCGGCCAGCTGGACGTCGTACCAGCAATGGGACGCCGCCTTCTCCGCCTACACCGGCGAAGCCATCAAACTGACCCCCGCGTTCTTCGACTCGCTCAAGGACGACTCGACGGTGACGCTCACCTTCCATTTCTGGAGCGGTGCCACGGTGACGTACCAGGTCACCAAGTTCGGGAACTCGGTGACCGGTACGACCGCCTGA
- a CDS encoding ArsR/SmtB family transcription factor produces MARAATTSDVFNAIAEPQRRDILALLRAGERPVTDLAQELGMSQPGASKHLRVLREVGLVRVRVAGKQRLYGLDARGLRPIHEWVGGFERYWNESFDRLDTYLQDLKQTRQEE; encoded by the coding sequence ATGGCACGAGCAGCGACGACGTCGGACGTCTTCAACGCGATCGCCGAGCCGCAGCGCCGGGACATCCTGGCGCTGCTGCGGGCGGGTGAGCGGCCGGTGACCGACCTGGCCCAGGAGCTGGGGATGAGCCAGCCGGGGGCGTCCAAGCACCTGCGGGTGCTCCGGGAGGTGGGACTGGTGCGGGTCCGCGTTGCGGGCAAGCAGCGCCTCTACGGCCTGGACGCCCGCGGGCTGCGGCCGATCCACGAGTGGGTCGGCGGATTCGAGCGGTACTGGAACGAGAGTTTCGACCGGCTGGACACCTACCTGCAGGACCTCAAGCAGACACGACAGGAGGAATGA
- a CDS encoding RICIN domain-containing protein has protein sequence MSPAQTGARSGAAPRSRPLSLLSLAFVLLVAAMTMVIPAGRADALARPSQTMYTPPSGAPSPGSLYPRAMRMQHNGSANGTILATFEQYTSGTPVLPIYRSTDNGNSWSKISEVADTQNGWGMRWQPELYELPTAVGGFPAGTILAAGASVPADRSAIKIDVYASTNRGQTWTFVSNIATGGPAYDQSGNGNTPVWEPFFLYANGKLIVYYSDQRDPDHGQKLVHQVTTNLTTWGPVVDDVAMPTFSQRPGMATVAKLPNGNYVMTYEYGGSPSGNFAVYYKISADPEAFDSVTGIPLRSTDGAVPTSTPYITWLPTGGPNGTLVVGAYSTSDLFLNTQNGAANTWTRITSNVANGYSRGMVPLSDGHSLLVLSGGNGGPDLSNPVTYSTIDLGGGISDGATYTVSNAGSNLLLGIAGGSTTNGTSATQQNADNATDQQWRFVQQPSGYFRILNVASGKVLGVENQSTADGAKVLQWDDNGTLDHEWAVSPHQAGGFSITNRVTGKYLEIPNASTVAGTAAVQWSGTNCACQRWNLTQTALPPLGTGQYVLVNKNSGRYLDIPQGSTATGTATQQWQNSACFCQLFTFQSAGGGAWTIKNANSNLNLDIRNGSTTAGAAVVQNTPSAANSQKWTLTDAGNGYYKLKNVGSAFNAAVAQSSTSNGAGVVQWNDLSIDDQLWKIVRIN, from the coding sequence ATGTCCCCAGCGCAGACAGGCGCCAGATCCGGCGCCGCTCCGCGTTCCCGTCCCCTCTCCCTCCTCTCCCTGGCCTTCGTCCTGCTCGTCGCGGCGATGACCATGGTCATTCCCGCCGGCCGGGCGGACGCCCTGGCCCGTCCCTCGCAGACGATGTACACCCCGCCGTCGGGTGCGCCCTCGCCCGGGTCGCTCTACCCGCGGGCGATGCGCATGCAGCACAACGGCTCCGCCAACGGCACCATCCTCGCGACGTTCGAGCAGTACACCTCCGGCACACCGGTCCTCCCGATCTACCGCAGCACGGACAACGGCAACTCCTGGTCGAAGATCTCCGAGGTCGCCGACACACAGAACGGCTGGGGCATGCGCTGGCAGCCCGAGCTGTACGAACTGCCCACCGCGGTGGGCGGCTTCCCGGCCGGCACCATCCTCGCCGCCGGAGCCTCGGTCCCCGCCGACCGCTCCGCCATCAAGATCGATGTCTACGCCAGCACCAACCGCGGACAGACCTGGACGTTCGTCAGCAACATCGCCACCGGCGGCCCGGCATACGACCAGAGCGGCAACGGCAACACCCCCGTATGGGAGCCCTTCTTCCTCTACGCCAACGGCAAGCTGATCGTCTACTACTCCGACCAGCGTGACCCCGACCACGGCCAGAAGCTCGTGCACCAGGTCACCACGAACCTCACCACGTGGGGTCCGGTCGTGGACGACGTGGCGATGCCCACCTTCAGCCAGCGCCCGGGTATGGCCACCGTCGCGAAGCTGCCCAACGGCAACTACGTCATGACGTACGAGTACGGCGGTTCGCCCTCGGGCAATTTCGCCGTCTACTACAAGATCTCCGCCGACCCGGAGGCGTTCGACTCCGTCACGGGCATTCCCCTGCGGTCGACGGACGGAGCGGTCCCGACCAGTACTCCGTACATCACGTGGCTGCCCACCGGTGGTCCGAACGGCACGCTCGTCGTCGGCGCCTACAGCACCAGTGATCTGTTCCTCAACACCCAGAACGGCGCCGCGAACACCTGGACGCGTATCACCTCCAACGTCGCCAACGGCTACAGCCGCGGCATGGTGCCCCTGTCCGACGGCCACAGTCTGCTCGTGCTCAGCGGCGGGAACGGAGGCCCCGACCTCTCCAACCCCGTCACCTACAGCACCATCGACCTGGGCGGAGGCATCTCGGACGGTGCCACCTACACCGTGTCGAACGCGGGCAGCAATCTCCTGCTGGGCATCGCGGGCGGCTCCACCACCAACGGCACGAGCGCCACCCAGCAGAACGCCGACAACGCCACCGACCAGCAGTGGCGGTTCGTGCAGCAGCCCTCCGGCTACTTCAGGATCCTCAACGTCGCCAGCGGCAAGGTCCTCGGTGTCGAGAACCAGTCCACCGCCGACGGTGCCAAGGTCCTCCAGTGGGACGACAACGGCACTCTGGACCACGAGTGGGCCGTCTCCCCGCACCAGGCCGGCGGGTTCAGCATCACCAACCGTGTGACCGGCAAGTACCTGGAGATCCCGAACGCCTCCACAGTGGCCGGCACCGCCGCCGTCCAGTGGAGCGGCACCAACTGCGCCTGCCAGCGCTGGAACCTCACCCAGACCGCGCTTCCCCCGCTGGGCACCGGGCAGTACGTCCTCGTCAACAAGAACAGCGGAAGGTACCTGGACATCCCGCAGGGCTCCACCGCCACAGGTACGGCCACCCAGCAGTGGCAGAACTCGGCCTGCTTCTGCCAGCTGTTCACCTTCCAGTCCGCCGGCGGTGGAGCCTGGACCATCAAAAACGCCAACAGCAATCTGAACCTGGACATCCGTAATGGCTCCACCACCGCCGGAGCCGCCGTCGTCCAGAACACACCGTCCGCCGCAAACTCGCAGAAGTGGACCCTCACCGACGCGGGCAACGGCTACTACAAACTGAAGAACGTGGGCAGTGCCTTCAACGCCGCCGTCGCCCAGTCCTCCACCAGCAACGGCGCGGGAGTCGTGCAGTGGAACGACCTGAGCATCGACGACCAACTCTGGAAGATCGTCCGCATCAACTGA
- a CDS encoding DUF6308 family protein, whose translation MAASTAASGASDGVLSPLGQRLRVLLSSERVAGDLRRYFGIGGSPGGMPFTGSRFEHLAGGGDRPEVADQITAEDLVAVQTLSITVPAPVALDILEGRLGVQLSGLLHAIPRDIDMVDADAVVVADGSPADQAWNLLCEQYGVNWVIAGKVLARKRPRLLPVYDRIVRCAVGWPPSFWLALHAALHEDEAALHRQLLKLRQAAGLPETVSALRVCDVAVWMNHRALSHACP comes from the coding sequence ATGGCCGCTTCTACCGCAGCGTCCGGTGCTTCTGATGGGGTGTTGTCGCCGTTGGGGCAGCGGTTGCGTGTCTTGCTGAGTTCCGAGCGTGTTGCTGGTGATCTGCGGCGCTACTTCGGCATCGGAGGGTCGCCCGGCGGTATGCCGTTCACCGGGAGCCGGTTCGAGCACCTAGCGGGTGGGGGAGACCGGCCGGAGGTCGCTGACCAGATCACGGCGGAGGACCTGGTAGCGGTGCAGACTTTGTCGATCACCGTTCCGGCGCCTGTTGCGCTGGACATTCTGGAGGGCCGCCTCGGCGTGCAGCTGTCCGGTCTGTTGCACGCCATTCCCAGGGACATCGACATGGTTGACGCCGACGCGGTCGTCGTGGCCGACGGCTCGCCAGCGGATCAGGCCTGGAACCTGCTCTGCGAACAATATGGGGTCAACTGGGTCATCGCCGGAAAGGTCCTGGCCCGCAAGCGTCCCCGACTGCTCCCGGTCTACGACCGAATCGTCCGTTGTGCCGTCGGCTGGCCGCCGTCCTTCTGGCTCGCTCTCCATGCCGCGCTGCATGAGGATGAGGCCGCGTTGCACCGCCAACTGCTGAAACTGAGGCAGGCCGCGGGGCTACCCGAGACGGTGAGTGCGCTGCGGGTGTGCGATGTGGCGGTATGGATGAACCACCGGGCCCTCAGCCATGCCTGCCCCTGA
- a CDS encoding SRPBCC family protein: MAGARQEPRPEPATADREIVITRVIDAPRELVFEAFTEVRHLSRWWGPEGFTTTTRSFEFREGGEWDFVLHGPDGTDYSEWIRWLRIAPPERIALLHGESRDDPNAFESVLTFESDGAATRIVMRTVFPTKELRDEAVEKYHAIEGGRQTLSNLAAYVTETVRKGAEG, from the coding sequence ATGGCAGGGGCAAGGCAAGAACCGCGGCCGGAGCCGGCGACGGCCGACCGGGAGATCGTGATCACCCGGGTCATCGACGCCCCGCGGGAGCTGGTGTTCGAGGCGTTCACCGAGGTCCGGCACCTGTCGCGGTGGTGGGGTCCGGAGGGGTTCACCACCACCACGCGGTCCTTCGAGTTCCGCGAGGGCGGGGAGTGGGACTTCGTGCTGCACGGGCCGGACGGGACCGACTACTCCGAGTGGATCCGCTGGCTGCGGATCGCCCCGCCGGAGCGGATCGCGCTGCTGCACGGTGAGTCCCGCGACGACCCGAACGCCTTCGAGTCGGTCCTGACCTTCGAGTCCGACGGCGCGGCGACCCGGATCGTGATGCGCACGGTGTTCCCCACCAAGGAACTGCGCGACGAGGCGGTCGAGAAGTACCACGCGATCGAGGGCGGCCGGCAAACCCTGAGCAACCTGGCTGCGTACGTCACCGAGACCGTTCGGAAGGGAGCGGAGGGCTGA
- a CDS encoding LacI family DNA-binding transcriptional regulator: MTSGLERGAGSSAPRSEDVARLAGVSRKTVSRVLNNEPYVSEESRRRVLAAAEELGYRLNHAARALASGRTRSIGVVALGTAGYGTASLLVGIEQAVRDAGYALRVLNTPDGNPQSIAAALESLLEQGVDGIVVSEPIVEGEVPLGVDVPVLFLGAPPAFSAARTLSVGVGAHQLARTATDHLLDLGHATVHHLAGPRRWYATTDRIEGWRAALADRGAHEPPVLNGDWSAASGYAAGRELAAYGSVTAVFAGGDEMAIGLIHALREAGCRVPEDISVVGFDGNPVFAYVSPPLTTVRQPFEAASSEGIRLLLHAIEKPDTALPPANDPPVELIVRGSTAPPPSP, translated from the coding sequence ATGACATCAGGCCTGGAGCGCGGTGCCGGCTCCTCCGCGCCGCGCAGCGAGGACGTGGCCAGGCTGGCCGGCGTCTCACGCAAGACGGTCTCCCGTGTCCTCAACAACGAGCCGTATGTCTCCGAGGAGTCCCGGCGACGTGTCTTGGCGGCCGCCGAGGAACTCGGCTACCGGCTGAACCACGCCGCCAGGGCACTGGCCTCCGGCCGTACCCGCTCCATCGGTGTGGTCGCTCTGGGAACGGCCGGATACGGCACGGCCTCCCTGCTCGTGGGCATCGAACAGGCCGTACGAGACGCCGGCTACGCCCTGCGCGTGCTCAACACCCCCGACGGCAACCCGCAAAGCATCGCCGCCGCCCTGGAATCACTCCTGGAGCAGGGCGTGGACGGCATCGTGGTCTCCGAACCCATCGTCGAAGGTGAAGTCCCGCTCGGCGTCGACGTGCCGGTCCTCTTCCTGGGAGCCCCACCCGCCTTCAGTGCCGCCCGGACGTTGAGCGTCGGCGTCGGCGCCCACCAACTGGCGCGCACGGCCACCGATCACCTCCTGGACCTGGGGCACGCGACCGTCCACCACCTCGCCGGACCGCGCCGCTGGTACGCCACCACGGACCGCATCGAGGGATGGCGGGCGGCACTGGCGGACCGGGGCGCCCACGAACCTCCCGTTCTCAACGGCGACTGGTCGGCGGCATCCGGGTACGCCGCGGGTCGCGAGCTGGCCGCCTACGGCTCGGTGACCGCGGTGTTCGCCGGGGGCGACGAGATGGCCATCGGTCTGATCCATGCCCTGCGGGAAGCGGGCTGCCGGGTGCCGGAGGACATCAGCGTCGTCGGTTTCGACGGAAACCCGGTCTTCGCCTACGTCTCCCCGCCGCTGACCACCGTCCGCCAGCCCTTCGAGGCCGCCTCGAGCGAAGGAATCCGGCTGCTCCTGCACGCCATCGAGAAGCCCGACACCGCCTTGCCGCCGGCCAACGACCCACCCGTCGAACTGATCGTCCGCGGCTCGACGGCGCCGCCGCCCTCCCCCTGA
- a CDS encoding IS5 family transposase (programmed frameshift) — protein MVDDGLWALIEPLLPPWPERSPGPRPVDDRLCLQGILYVLHQDIAWQLLPLELGFGSGQTCWRRLDRWQQAGVFEQLHRILLAELNAAGELDWTRACVDGPRAREKGGAATGPSPVDRRKTGSKHHLICDGRGTPLHVITTAANVNDITQTLHLVDGIPSVAGRPGRPRQRPESVLGDKAYDSKAVRRELRRRRILPVISRKGSPNIKGLGKLRYVVEQTFALLHQFKRLAVRWERRLELHDAFVSLACSLICWRRLKKTRP, from the exons ATCGTGGACGACGGCTTGTGGGCGCTGATCGAACCGTTGCTGCCACCCTGGCCCGAGCGGTCACCGGGGCCGAGACCGGTGGACGACCGGCTGTGCCTGCAGGGCATCCTGTACGTCCTTCACCAGGACATCGCCTGGCAACTCCTGCCCTTGGAGCTGGGGTTCGGCTCCGGTCAGACCTGCTGGCGCCGTCTGGACCGCTGGCAGCAGGCCGGGGTCTTCGAGCAACTCCACCGGATCCTGCTCGCTGAGCTGAACGCGGCCGGCGAACTCGACTGGACCCGCGCGTGCGTGGACGGC CCACGTGCGCGCGAAAAGGGGGGTGCCGCGACCGGCCCGTCACCGGTCGACCGGCGGAAGACGGGCAGCAAGCACCATCTGATCTGCGACGGCAGGGGCACCCCGCTCCACGTCATCACGACCGCGGCCAACGTCAACGACATCACGCAGACCCTGCACCTGGTCGACGGCATCCCGTCGGTGGCCGGACGTCCGGGCCGTCCGCGACAGCGACCCGAATCCGTCCTGGGCGACAAGGCATACGACTCGAAGGCCGTGCGCCGTGAGCTGCGACGTCGCCGGATCCTGCCGGTGATCTCCCGCAAGGGCTCGCCGAACATCAAGGGCCTGGGCAAACTCCGCTACGTCGTCGAGCAGACCTTCGCCCTGCTCCACCAGTTCAAACGCCTGGCCGTGCGATGGGAACGACGCCTCGAACTCCACGACGCCTTCGTCTCATTGGCCTGCAGCCTCATCTGCTGGCGACGCCTCAAGAAGACCCGGCCATGA
- a CDS encoding LysM peptidoglycan-binding domain-containing protein, with protein MHVMYLVKADETLQHVAKRFGVRPAGIIDGKNLRAPYTIHEGQTLSIPLQSDGRRFMLPPFPRRLAPGRIDPDTRRLQRLLKQTGCLDPSITESDHYGPQTCQAVARLNREHLLGQSPAPDDDPRITHKAWDTLHRLAKGTESP; from the coding sequence ATGCACGTGATGTACCTGGTCAAGGCTGACGAAACCCTCCAGCACGTGGCCAAACGCTTCGGCGTGCGCCCGGCGGGCATCATCGACGGCAAGAACCTCCGGGCCCCGTACACGATCCACGAGGGGCAAACCCTGAGCATCCCCCTACAGTCCGACGGCAGACGCTTCATGCTTCCGCCGTTCCCGCGACGCCTGGCACCGGGCCGCATTGACCCGGACACCCGACGGCTGCAGAGACTCCTGAAGCAGACCGGATGCCTCGACCCGAGCATCACCGAGAGCGACCACTACGGCCCTCAAACCTGCCAAGCGGTCGCACGCCTCAACCGAGAGCACCTATTGGGGCAATCTCCCGCCCCCGACGACGATCCACGGATCACGCACAAGGCATGGGACACTCTGCACCGCCTCGCCAAAGGCACTGAGTCACCCTGA